The genomic stretch TACCGGAGCTGCCGGAGCCACCGCCCCGGGGGAATCCCGCGGCCAAATCTCCGGCCCCCCCTCGGCCGGAGACGCCCACGGCGGCCAAGCGTACCCCGCCCGCGCCCCCGGCGAGGCCGGCCCCACCCGCCCCGCCGGCTCCCCCTCCGAGCCCGGCGCCCCTCGTGGCCGCCCGGCCGGCGACTCCATCGCCGTCGCCGAGCGCCGACGTGCCGCTACCCGACGCGGAGGACCTGCCGACGCCGGCCCCCAGGCCCGAGACGCCGGCGCAGGAGAGCGCGCCGCCCGCCCCGCCCGCCGTCGGCGCCGAGTCCGGCCCGCCCGACGGTCCCCAGGTCGCGTCCGTGCCGACTAGCCCCGAGGTGGCGCCGCCGGTCGACATCCGATCCGCGCTCGGCCGGGGGGGCGGGGCCGGAAGCGCCCAGGGGGGCGGGCGCGGAGGGATCGAGGGCGAGCCGATCCCGCTCGATTCGACGGATCCGAGCTTCAGCGACTTTCTCGACCGTGTCCGTCGGCAGATCAAGGCGAACTGGGGCTACCCGTGCATCAAGAACGGCTACACGCGGGAGTGCGACTACAAGACCGCGCGCCTCGTGGTCGAGTTCGGGGTCCTCAAGGCGGGACGCGTCCAGTTCGTCGAGGTCCGGCAATCGTCGGGGTTCCAGATCTACGATGACTACGCGGTCAACGCGATCAAGCTCGGCTCGCCGTTTCCGCCGGTGCCGGATGCGCTGATCGCCCGGATGAAGGCCGGAAGCCGCGGCGCCGCGATCGTCGCCGTCTTCAACTACGTCCTGCTCGAGACGACGCTGACCAACATCCTCCGTTGAAACGCTTGTAATCTAAGGCCTTTGGCTTGACACGTCGAAGCAGCGGCATGTAGCATGGGCGGTACTTTCAGATAGGCTCGTAGCTCAGTGGGAGAGCGCCTCTCTGACGCAGAGGAGGTCGGCGGTTCGAAACCGCCCGAGCCTACCAATTTTTTCCCTCTAGGAGTGTATGGCCGAGGCTGAAGAAGAGCGACACCTCAAGCTGACCGGCGAGTTCGACTGCGATCCGTCGCCGCTTTCCACGCTTCGCCATTCCACCTCGCACGTCATGGCTCAGGCGGTCAAGCGCCTGTTCCCCGACGTGAAGCTGGCCATCGGCCCGGCCAT from Candidatus Methylomirabilota bacterium encodes the following:
- a CDS encoding TonB family protein, which codes for MLGKAWDLLRRRPMRGLAISLALHGLVVALMLLLGLPAAQYTVKRGEPLFVELPELPEPPPRGNPAAKSPAPPRPETPTAAKRTPPAPPARPAPPAPPAPPPSPAPLVAARPATPSPSPSADVPLPDAEDLPTPAPRPETPAQESAPPAPPAVGAESGPPDGPQVASVPTSPEVAPPVDIRSALGRGGGAGSAQGGGRGGIEGEPIPLDSTDPSFSDFLDRVRRQIKANWGYPCIKNGYTRECDYKTARLVVEFGVLKAGRVQFVEVRQSSGFQIYDDYAVNAIKLGSPFPPVPDALIARMKAGSRGAAIVAVFNYVLLETTLTNILR